A single genomic interval of Pseudorca crassidens isolate mPseCra1 chromosome 19, mPseCra1.hap1, whole genome shotgun sequence harbors:
- the PEX12 gene encoding peroxisome assembly protein 12, whose translation MAEHGAHITTASAVDDQPSIFEVVAQDSLMTAVRPALQHVVKVLAESNPACYGFLWKWFDEIFTVLDLLLQQHYLSKTSASFSENFYGLKRIVMGDTHKLQRLASAGLPKKQLWKSVIFLVLLPYLKVKLEKLISSLREEDEYSIHPPTSRWKRFYRAFLAAYPFVNMAWEGWFLVQQLRYILGKAQHHSPLLSLAGVRLGRLTVQDIQALEHKPAEASMMQQPAGSVGGKIKSALKQAVGGAASCLSSGLSVGVFFLQFLEWWYSSGNQETIKSLAALPTPPPPVHLDYNSDSPLLPQMKTVCPLCRKNRVNDTVLATSGYVFCYRCVFNYVRSHRACPITGYPTQVQHLIKLYSPEN comes from the exons ATGGCTGAGCACGGGGCTCACATCACAACTGCTTCTGCGGTGGATGACCAGCCATCCATCTTTGAGGTGGTAGCACAGGACAGTTTAATGACAGCAGTGAGACCTGCTCTTCAGCATGTGGTCAAG gtTCTTGCAGAATCAAATCCTGCCTGCTACGGCTTCTTGTGGAAGTGGTTTGATGAAATCTTCACCGTGCTAGatcttctgctccagcaacattATTTGTCTAAAACCAGCGCCTCGTTTTCTGAAAACTTTTATGGCTTAAAGAGGATCGTAATGGGAGACACACACAAGCTTCAGAGACTGGCCAGTGCTGGTCTCCCAAAGAAGCAGCTTTGGAAGTCAGTTATTTTCCTGGTTCTTCTTCCCTATCTGAAAGTGAAGCTGGAGAAGCTGATTTCTAGCCTGAGAGAAGAGGATGAATATTCCATCCATCCCCCTACTTCCCGCTGGAAACGATTTTACAGAGCCTTTTTGGCAGCCTACCCATTTGTTAACATGGCCTGGGAAGGCTGGTTTCTTGTACAGCAGCTTCGATACATCCTAGGAAAGGCTCAGCATCACTCACCACTGCTGAGTCTGGCTGGGGTTCGGCTAGGTCGACTTACAGTTCAGGATATACAAGCTCTGGAGCACAAACCAGCCGAAGCCAGCATGATGCAGCAACCAGCTGGGAG CGTTGGCGGGAAGATAAAGTCAGCTCTGAAGCAAGCCGTGGGAGGTGCCGCCTCATGCCTCTCTAGTGGCCTTTCGGTGGGTGTATTCTTCCTGCAGTTCCTTGAGTGGTGGTATTCATCCGGAAACCAAGAAACCATCAAGTCATTGGCTGCCCTGCCTACTCCACCACCACCGGTACATCTAGACTACAATTCTGATTCTCCCCTGTTGCCCCAAATGAAGACTGTGTGCCCACTGTGTCGTAAAAACCGGGTGAATGACACCGTTCTCGCCACCTCTGGCTATGTGTTTTGTTATCGCTGTGTGTTTAATTACGTGAGGAGTCACCGAGCTTGTCCCATCACAGGTTATCCAACACAAGTACAGCATCTGATTAAACTGTACTCCCCTGAGAACTGA